In Vibrio sp. STUT-A11, a genomic segment contains:
- a CDS encoding porin family protein, whose amino-acid sequence MLRSLLFVPLCVFPALSSASEAEQADKFGYEHIYLNVGAGTTNEDWLENANVTTIDLGGNYLFTDNWLFHTDYSAQFFHPDSYTLRIDRLTFGGGYRYGITQQFDLYGIYRLGVIKAKAKDDDTDKTLLSDSEFIHAVAVGAQYLVGEKLIVNAELEANRSDVVDENKYKIGFNYQWHDVIGTGVYYQYRDTEYSGARSDYINEVGLSLRFVY is encoded by the coding sequence ATGTTGAGAAGTTTATTATTTGTACCGCTTTGTGTTTTTCCCGCATTAAGCAGTGCTTCAGAGGCGGAACAAGCGGACAAATTTGGTTATGAGCACATTTACCTGAACGTTGGTGCAGGCACAACTAATGAAGATTGGTTAGAAAATGCGAATGTCACGACGATTGATTTGGGTGGTAACTATTTGTTTACGGATAACTGGCTGTTTCATACAGACTATTCCGCACAGTTTTTTCACCCGGATAGTTATACGCTGCGAATAGACCGTTTAACGTTTGGTGGTGGTTACCGGTATGGCATAACTCAACAATTTGATCTCTACGGTATTTATCGATTAGGGGTTATTAAAGCAAAAGCGAAAGACGATGATACGGACAAAACACTGCTCTCAGACTCGGAGTTTATCCATGCCGTCGCCGTTGGCGCTCAGTACCTTGTGGGTGAAAAACTGATTGTTAATGCTGAGTTAGAGGCGAATCGCAGCGATGTCGTTGATGAAAATAAATATAAAATTGGCTTTAACTATCAGTGGCACGATGTCATTGGTACAGGTGTTTACTACCAATACCGAGATACGGAATACTCGGGAGCAAGATCCGATTACATCAATGAGGTGGGTTTAAGCCTCAGGTTCGTTTACTAG
- a CDS encoding amino acid aminotransferase translates to MFEKVVAAPADPILGLTEEFKKDTRAEKINLGVGIYKNEQGETPVLATVKKAEAALIETEKTKSYLTIEGTAEYALAVQKLLFGESAEVVADKRAKTAQAPGGTGALRVAGEFIKRQLGDVKIWISNPTWANHNGVFTAAGIETAQYSYYNAETKDKDFDAMLNDLQAASEGDIVLLHGCCHNPTGIDPTAEEWETLAKLVAEKKLLPLFDFAYQGFAKGVEEDAAGLRTFAKYNKEILVASSFSKNFGLYNERVGAFTLVAESEEVATTAFSQVKAIIRSIYSNPPAHGSAVVTHILNNADLRAEWEAEVAEMRDRIQEMRELFVATLKEEGVDADFSFIERQNGMFSFSGLSKEQVNRLKEEFAIYIVGSGRISVAGMTKSNMGPLCKGIAAVL, encoded by the coding sequence ATGTTTGAAAAAGTAGTAGCCGCTCCGGCCGACCCTATTCTTGGTCTTACTGAAGAATTTAAAAAAGATACTCGCGCAGAAAAAATCAACCTTGGCGTAGGTATTTATAAAAACGAACAAGGTGAAACCCCTGTTCTTGCTACGGTAAAGAAAGCTGAAGCAGCTCTAATTGAGACTGAGAAAACGAAATCTTACCTAACCATCGAAGGGACTGCAGAATACGCCCTAGCGGTACAAAAACTGCTATTCGGTGAGAGCGCTGAAGTGGTTGCAGACAAACGTGCAAAAACAGCTCAAGCGCCAGGTGGTACAGGCGCACTGCGTGTTGCTGGTGAATTCATCAAACGTCAGCTAGGCGATGTGAAAATCTGGATCAGCAACCCTACTTGGGCAAACCACAATGGTGTGTTCACTGCGGCTGGTATCGAAACGGCTCAATACAGCTACTACAACGCAGAAACAAAAGACAAAGACTTCGATGCAATGCTTAACGATCTTCAAGCGGCATCTGAAGGCGATATCGTTCTTCTACACGGCTGCTGCCACAACCCTACTGGTATCGATCCAACTGCAGAAGAATGGGAAACACTGGCTAAGCTCGTTGCAGAGAAGAAATTGCTTCCTCTATTCGACTTCGCATACCAAGGTTTCGCGAAAGGTGTTGAGGAAGATGCAGCAGGTCTACGTACGTTTGCTAAGTACAACAAAGAAATCCTAGTTGCTAGCTCGTTCTCTAAAAACTTCGGTCTATACAACGAGCGTGTAGGTGCCTTCACTCTTGTTGCTGAGTCGGAAGAAGTAGCAACAACTGCGTTTTCTCAAGTTAAAGCAATCATCCGTTCTATCTACTCTAACCCACCAGCTCACGGCAGCGCAGTGGTTACGCATATTCTAAACAATGCTGATCTTCGTGCAGAGTGGGAAGCAGAAGTAGCCGAAATGCGTGATCGTATCCAAGAGATGCGTGAGTTGTTTGTAGCAACACTGAAAGAAGAAGGTGTAGATGCAGACTTTAGCTTTATCGAACGTCAAAACGGCATGTTCTCTTTCTCTGGCCTGTCTAAAGAGCAAGTGAACCGTCTGAAAGAAGAATTCGCTATTTACATTGTCGGCTCTGGCCGCATCAGTGTGGCTGGTATGACGAAGTCAAACATGGGTCCACTATGTAAAGGCATTGCGGCTGTACTTTAA
- a CDS encoding PLP-dependent aminotransferase family protein, whose amino-acid sequence MNRYRQLAELFKTQIQQNTWRAGERLPSVRVTSRNHSVSAGTVLQAYQLLEAQGWVNAKPQSGYYVTAELERFEASNEVVPAYRSSFNDELYDYLKHQGLSDALRLGSAFPDATLFPFEALNRNLASSGRKMGPESLLDNMPPGSESLRRLIAQRYIQQGISTTHEDIVITSGALEALNLSLQAVTQPGDTVVVESPAFYGALQAIERLGLKVIEVSVDSRKGHDLEQLEAIFAKHAVRACWLMVNFHNPTGALLSDDQKERIVRMAEQHDVYLIEDDVYSELYFTASKPTSLKTFDTQGRVLHCSSLSKSLCPGYRLGWVVNHRFNEPIQKLQLISTLSGSAPIQQGIAHYLQNDSYDNHLRKLRKIMQQRQSLFIELIQRYLPQDVTYNVPEGGYFVWVKLPNGTDSKSIYQALLQQQITVAYGNLFASDTKFKNYLRLNTSMPVDEALENAIEKIGELLTTV is encoded by the coding sequence ATGAATCGATACCGTCAATTAGCCGAGTTGTTTAAAACTCAGATCCAGCAGAATACCTGGAGGGCAGGGGAAAGGCTGCCATCCGTGCGTGTGACCAGCCGCAATCATTCCGTCAGTGCGGGTACGGTATTGCAGGCATATCAGTTGTTGGAAGCGCAGGGCTGGGTCAATGCTAAGCCTCAATCTGGCTATTACGTCACGGCTGAATTAGAGCGTTTTGAGGCAAGTAATGAAGTCGTGCCTGCTTATCGCTCTAGTTTCAATGATGAGCTGTACGATTATCTTAAACATCAAGGATTGTCTGACGCTTTGCGTTTGGGCTCGGCTTTTCCCGACGCCACGTTATTTCCTTTCGAAGCCTTAAACCGCAACCTTGCCAGCTCTGGCCGTAAAATGGGACCAGAAAGCTTGCTTGATAACATGCCTCCGGGGAGTGAGTCATTACGTCGATTGATAGCACAACGTTATATACAGCAAGGTATATCGACTACGCACGAAGATATTGTGATCACCTCTGGCGCGCTTGAGGCGTTGAATCTGAGCTTGCAAGCGGTTACACAGCCCGGAGATACGGTTGTTGTGGAGTCACCGGCTTTTTATGGTGCGCTTCAAGCGATAGAACGTCTTGGGCTGAAGGTAATCGAGGTTTCTGTAGACAGCCGTAAGGGGCACGATCTTGAACAGCTTGAAGCAATATTTGCTAAACATGCTGTTCGCGCTTGTTGGCTGATGGTTAATTTTCACAACCCGACGGGTGCATTGCTGTCAGATGACCAAAAGGAACGTATTGTCCGAATGGCGGAACAACACGATGTCTACTTAATTGAAGATGATGTGTACTCTGAGCTTTATTTCACGGCGAGCAAACCGACGTCTCTTAAAACTTTTGACACTCAAGGGCGAGTGCTTCACTGCTCCTCACTCTCTAAGAGTCTCTGTCCGGGGTATCGGCTGGGATGGGTTGTGAACCATCGCTTTAACGAACCGATTCAAAAGCTACAACTTATCTCTACTTTGTCGGGGAGTGCACCGATTCAGCAAGGTATCGCACATTATCTGCAAAATGACAGCTACGACAATCACTTGAGAAAGCTGCGAAAAATCATGCAACAGCGCCAAAGTTTGTTCATTGAACTTATACAGCGTTACTTGCCCCAGGACGTGACCTATAACGTACCTGAAGGTGGTTACTTTGTATGGGTTAAGTTGCCAAACGGGACGGACAGCAAGTCGATTTATCAAGCTTTGTTGCAACAACAGATAACCGTGGCATATGGAAATCTGTTTGCAAGCGATACCAAGTTTAAAAACTACCTGCGACTTAATACTTCCATGCCTGTTGATGAAGCGTTAGAAAATGCCATCGAGAAAATAGGCGAGTTACTGACAACTGTTTAG
- the asnS gene encoding asparagine--tRNA ligase gives MTYAPVSDVLKGQLAVDSEVTVRGWIRSRRDSKAGISFLAIYDGSCFDPIQAVVPNNLNNYDDEVLKLTTGCSVEVTGKIVESPAKGQDFELAATDVKVVGWVEDAETYPMAKTRHSIEYLREVAHLRPRTNVIGAVARVRNCLSQAIHRFYHEQGYFWVSAPLITASDAEGAGEMFRVSTLDMENLPRTDAGKVDYNEDFFGKETFLTVSGQLNAEAYACAISKVYTFGPTFRAENSNTSRHLAEFWMVEPEVAFADLDDVAKLSEDMLKYVFKAVLEERRDDLEFFAQRIDKEAITRLEQFVSSDFAQVDYTDAIQILLDSGREFEFPVEWGIDMSSEHERFLAEEHFKAPVIVKNYPKDIKAFYMRMNDDGKTVAAMDVLAPGIGEIIGGSQREERLDVLDSRMREMGIDPEHMNWYRDLRRYGTVPHAGFGLGFERLVSYVTGMGNVRDVIPFPRTPRSANF, from the coding sequence ATGACTTACGCGCCTGTATCAGACGTTTTGAAAGGTCAGCTAGCAGTAGACAGTGAAGTGACTGTTCGTGGCTGGATCCGTTCACGTCGTGATTCCAAAGCTGGAATCTCTTTCCTTGCCATTTATGACGGCTCTTGTTTCGACCCGATTCAGGCCGTGGTCCCTAATAATCTTAATAATTACGACGACGAAGTATTAAAGCTGACTACAGGCTGCTCTGTTGAAGTAACTGGTAAGATTGTTGAGTCTCCTGCGAAAGGTCAGGACTTCGAGCTGGCAGCAACTGACGTTAAAGTGGTTGGTTGGGTTGAAGATGCTGAAACTTACCCAATGGCAAAAACTCGTCACTCAATCGAGTACCTACGTGAAGTCGCGCACCTTCGTCCACGTACTAACGTGATTGGCGCGGTAGCTCGTGTACGTAACTGCCTGTCTCAAGCTATTCACCGTTTCTACCACGAGCAAGGTTACTTCTGGGTATCTGCGCCACTAATCACCGCTTCTGACGCAGAAGGTGCAGGTGAAATGTTCCGCGTTTCTACGCTAGACATGGAAAACCTACCTCGCACAGACGCAGGCAAAGTAGATTACAACGAAGACTTCTTCGGTAAAGAGACGTTCCTGACAGTTTCTGGTCAGCTAAACGCGGAAGCTTACGCTTGTGCAATCAGCAAAGTTTACACTTTCGGCCCTACTTTCCGTGCTGAAAATTCAAACACAAGCCGCCACCTGGCTGAGTTCTGGATGGTTGAGCCTGAAGTTGCGTTCGCAGACCTAGATGACGTAGCGAAGCTGTCTGAAGACATGCTGAAGTACGTATTCAAAGCAGTACTAGAAGAGCGTCGTGATGACCTTGAGTTCTTCGCACAACGTATCGATAAAGAAGCGATCACTCGTCTAGAGCAATTCGTGTCTTCTGACTTCGCACAAGTAGACTACACTGACGCAATCCAAATCCTTCTGGATTCTGGTCGTGAGTTCGAATTCCCGGTTGAATGGGGTATCGATATGTCTTCTGAGCACGAGCGTTTCCTAGCGGAAGAACACTTCAAAGCACCAGTCATCGTGAAGAACTACCCGAAAGACATCAAAGCGTTCTACATGCGTATGAACGATGATGGTAAGACGGTAGCAGCGATGGACGTTCTAGCACCTGGCATCGGTGAAATCATCGGTGGTTCTCAACGTGAAGAGCGTCTGGACGTTCTGGATTCACGTATGCGCGAAATGGGTATCGACCCTGAGCACATGAACTGGTACCGCGATCTACGTCGTTACGGCACAGTACCACACGCAGGCTTTGGTCTTGGCTTCGAGCGTCTGGTTTCTTACGTAACTGGTATGGGCAACGTTCGTGACGTGATCCCATTCCCACGTACACCTCGTTCTGCGAACTTCTAA
- the queD gene encoding 6-carboxytetrahydropterin synthase QueD has translation MKTELYKEFMFEAAHHLPHVPEGHKCGRLHGHSFLVRLYVEGEVDPHTGWVVDFAEIKAAFKPIYDRLDHYYLNDIEGLENPTSEVLAKWIWQQLKPSLALLSKVEIKETCTAGCIYKGE, from the coding sequence ATGAAAACAGAATTGTACAAAGAGTTCATGTTCGAAGCGGCACACCACTTGCCACATGTACCCGAAGGTCATAAGTGTGGTCGTTTGCACGGACACTCTTTCCTTGTTCGTCTTTATGTAGAAGGTGAGGTAGACCCGCATACGGGTTGGGTTGTGGATTTTGCAGAAATCAAAGCCGCTTTCAAACCAATTTACGATCGTTTAGACCATTACTACTTAAACGATATTGAAGGCCTGGAAAACCCAACCAGCGAAGTGCTCGCGAAATGGATTTGGCAGCAACTGAAACCAAGCCTTGCGCTGCTAAGCAAAGTAGAGATCAAAGAAACTTGCACAGCAGGTTGTATCTACAAAGGCGAGTAA
- a CDS encoding L-serine ammonia-lyase: MISVFDIYKIGVGPSSSHTVGPMKAGKEFIDDLRAMGKLRDITKITVDVYGSLSLTGKGHHTDIAIIMGLAGNSPEKVDIDSIPGFIARVEETERLPVGMHCHTVSFPRDGGMNFHKTNLELHENGMQIHAWIDEEKAYSKTYYSIGGGFIVDEENFGKEVENPIKVPYAFTTAEELVSQCRESGLSISALTMKNEQALHSDEETRTYFANIWRTMRECMDRGMNEEGILPGPLRVPRRAAALRQQLLTSEKTTNDPMSVVDWVNMFAFAVNEENAAGGRVVTAPTNGACGIIPAVLAYYDKFIQTVSEKDYIRYFAASGAIGGLYKRNASISGAEVGCQGEVGVACSMAAAGLAELMGGSPEQVCMAAEIAMEHNLGLTCDPVAGQVQVPCIERNGIAAVKAINSTRMALRRSSAPTVSLDKVIETMLETGKDMNAKYRETSQGGLAIKVIC; encoded by the coding sequence ATGATTAGTGTATTTGATATCTATAAAATCGGTGTTGGACCTTCAAGCTCACACACTGTAGGCCCAATGAAAGCGGGTAAAGAGTTTATTGATGATCTTCGCGCAATGGGAAAATTACGCGACATCACTAAAATCACCGTTGACGTTTATGGATCGCTATCACTGACAGGGAAAGGTCACCACACAGATATCGCTATTATCATGGGTCTTGCAGGTAACTCCCCTGAGAAAGTTGATATCGATTCTATTCCGGGCTTTATTGCTCGCGTAGAAGAAACTGAACGTCTTCCTGTTGGCATGCACTGTCATACAGTATCGTTTCCACGCGACGGTGGAATGAACTTCCACAAAACCAATTTGGAACTTCACGAAAATGGTATGCAAATCCACGCTTGGATTGACGAAGAAAAAGCATACTCAAAAACCTACTACTCTATCGGTGGTGGTTTTATCGTTGATGAAGAAAACTTCGGTAAAGAAGTCGAAAACCCAATTAAGGTTCCTTACGCATTCACAACGGCAGAAGAACTGGTTAGCCAGTGTCGTGAGAGTGGCCTTTCTATCAGTGCGCTAACCATGAAAAATGAACAAGCGCTTCATTCTGATGAAGAGACGCGTACCTACTTTGCAAACATCTGGCGCACCATGCGTGAGTGTATGGATCGCGGCATGAACGAAGAAGGCATTCTACCGGGTCCACTGCGTGTGCCTCGCCGTGCTGCAGCGCTTCGCCAACAACTGCTTACTTCTGAAAAGACAACCAACGATCCGATGTCTGTGGTTGACTGGGTAAACATGTTTGCGTTTGCTGTAAACGAAGAAAACGCAGCAGGTGGTCGTGTTGTAACAGCACCAACCAACGGTGCGTGTGGCATTATCCCTGCGGTACTGGCGTACTATGACAAGTTCATACAAACCGTTTCAGAGAAAGACTACATCCGTTACTTTGCGGCTTCTGGTGCAATCGGTGGCCTTTACAAGCGTAATGCATCTATCTCTGGCGCAGAAGTTGGCTGTCAGGGTGAAGTTGGCGTGGCGTGCTCAATGGCAGCAGCTGGCCTTGCAGAACTGATGGGTGGTAGCCCAGAACAGGTTTGTATGGCAGCAGAAATCGCAATGGAGCACAACTTAGGTCTGACATGTGACCCTGTCGCTGGCCAGGTACAGGTTCCATGTATCGAGCGTAATGGTATTGCGGCGGTAAAAGCGATCAACTCGACTCGTATGGCTTTGCGTCGTTCTTCAGCTCCTACCGTATCTCTGGATAAGGTTATCGAAACCATGCTAGAGACAGGTAAAGACATGAACGCGAAATACCGCGAAACTTCTCAAGGCGGTCTGGCAATAAAAGTTATCTGCTAA
- a CDS encoding aromatic amino acid transport family protein — MNSINSAVSTAQSSSKFSYKDFTWCLSLFGTAVGAGVLFLPIKAGAGGFWPLVILALIAAPMTWFAHKSLARFVLSAKNPEADITDTVEEHFGKTGANLITFAYFFAIYPIVLIYGVGITNTVDSFLVNQMGMESIPRWLLSGALIAAMTAGVVFGKELMLKATSAMVYPLVFILLALSFYLIPDWNTSMIEVAPNWGDMPSIVWLAIPIIVFSFNHSPIISQFSKEQRRVYGENAVKKTDAITGGAAMMLMGFVMFFVFSVVLSLSPEQLATAQSQNISVLSYLANVHESPLISYLGPLVAFAAITSSYFGHFLGAHEGLVGLIKSRSNTQISKIEKVSLIFIVVTTWVVAIVNPSILGMIETMGAPMIAAILFLMPVFAMQKVPAMAKYKTSAPVQIFTAICGLAAISSVIYGAL, encoded by the coding sequence ATGAATTCAATCAATTCAGCGGTTTCTACCGCACAATCGTCTAGTAAGTTTTCTTACAAAGACTTCACCTGGTGTCTGTCGTTATTCGGTACAGCAGTAGGTGCAGGTGTACTATTCCTACCAATCAAAGCAGGTGCGGGTGGTTTTTGGCCATTAGTAATCCTAGCCCTAATTGCGGCTCCAATGACTTGGTTCGCACACAAATCTCTGGCTCGTTTCGTTCTTTCAGCTAAGAATCCAGAAGCAGACATCACTGACACAGTAGAAGAACACTTCGGTAAAACTGGCGCAAACCTTATTACTTTCGCTTACTTCTTCGCTATTTACCCTATCGTACTTATCTACGGTGTCGGCATCACTAACACGGTTGACTCATTCCTGGTTAACCAAATGGGCATGGAATCTATTCCTCGCTGGTTACTGTCTGGTGCTCTTATCGCAGCAATGACAGCAGGCGTGGTATTCGGTAAAGAGCTCATGCTGAAAGCAACATCAGCGATGGTTTACCCACTGGTATTTATCCTGCTAGCGCTGTCTTTCTACCTAATTCCTGACTGGAACACATCCATGATAGAAGTTGCGCCAAACTGGGGTGACATGCCTTCTATCGTTTGGCTGGCAATTCCAATCATCGTGTTCTCATTCAACCACAGCCCTATCATTTCCCAATTCTCTAAAGAGCAACGTCGTGTGTACGGTGAAAACGCAGTGAAGAAAACTGATGCTATCACTGGCGGCGCAGCAATGATGCTAATGGGTTTCGTGATGTTCTTCGTGTTCTCTGTGGTTCTTTCTCTGTCTCCAGAGCAATTAGCAACAGCACAGTCACAAAACATCTCGGTACTTTCTTACCTGGCGAACGTTCATGAGTCTCCTCTGATCTCATACTTAGGTCCACTGGTTGCGTTTGCAGCAATCACTTCTAGCTACTTTGGTCACTTCTTGGGAGCTCACGAAGGTCTGGTTGGTCTAATCAAATCTCGCTCTAACACTCAAATAAGCAAGATTGAAAAAGTGTCGCTAATCTTCATCGTTGTGACGACTTGGGTGGTTGCTATCGTTAACCCAAGCATCCTAGGTATGATTGAAACAATGGGTGCACCAATGATTGCGGCAATCCTATTCCTGATGCCTGTTTTCGCTATGCAGAAAGTGCCAGCAATGGCGAAGTACAAAACTTCAGCACCTGTGCAAATTTTCACAGCTATCTGTGGTCTTGCAGCGATTAGTTCTGTAATCTACGGCGCTCTTTAA
- a CDS encoding CoA pyrophosphatase: protein MVINKTKLLQNFQLQLPTGYHKESLARLSFLKDKPLRDAAVLIGFVERPEGLQVILTKRAEHLRHHPGQISFPGGKFETEDIHLVNTALRETKEEIGIANNDIHIFGQLPKLPTISRFNVTPFLAFVSPNYKTHIDPNEVEYVFEVPANHILNPSKLYSSKFNLKQTSHRVFAIPYRQHFIWGMTAQIIESMQRHIIAK, encoded by the coding sequence TTGGTCATCAATAAAACAAAGCTACTACAAAACTTTCAACTGCAGTTGCCTACCGGTTATCACAAAGAATCACTCGCTCGGTTAAGCTTTTTAAAAGATAAGCCACTGCGTGACGCTGCAGTATTGATTGGATTTGTGGAACGCCCGGAAGGATTGCAAGTCATTTTAACCAAGCGAGCCGAGCACTTGCGCCATCATCCAGGACAAATCAGCTTTCCCGGCGGTAAATTTGAAACAGAAGACATTCACTTAGTGAATACCGCGCTTCGTGAGACAAAAGAAGAAATTGGTATCGCAAATAATGACATACACATCTTTGGCCAATTGCCCAAACTGCCTACCATTAGCCGCTTTAATGTGACTCCTTTTTTGGCTTTTGTATCGCCAAACTACAAAACTCATATTGACCCTAATGAAGTTGAGTATGTGTTTGAAGTACCTGCAAACCATATTTTAAATCCGAGCAAACTCTACAGCAGCAAATTTAACCTTAAACAAACGAGCCACCGTGTATTTGCTATTCCGTATCGTCAGCACTTTATTTGGGGCATGACCGCTCAAATTATTGAGTCGATGCAAAGGCACATCATCGCTAAGTAG
- the pabB gene encoding aminodeoxychorismate synthase component I has product MDNQFIDFKALDYAPDLALHLFSRIQHQPWAMLLRSASETHIDSRFDILVANPVATLETIADNTRIKTPSDDYVSVDDPFALLGQLQQQWLPSIELGSEWDLPFVGGALGYFSYDLGRRIEAMPELAEKDLKTADMAVGLYEWAIIVDHKLSKACIVGQNIAQVWDWLDKQTAVQDDEFSLIGAWQSNMTEQSYATRFNSVQEYLLSGDCYQINLAQRFNAPYSGSEWQAYLRLESANQAPFSAFIRMPESSILSISPERFLELKERVIETKPIKGTRPRSLDAEQDKANAHDLQTAEKDQAENLMIVDLLRNDIGRVASPGSVHVPKLFDIESFPAVHHLVSTIRADLDEQYSPADLLRACFPGGSITGAPKVRAMQIIEELEPHRRSAYCGSIGYLSRHGRMDTSITIRTLVAEKGNLYAWAGGGVVADSECTSEYQETLDKLSKILPALK; this is encoded by the coding sequence ATGGATAATCAATTCATTGATTTTAAAGCGTTGGATTACGCACCAGACTTAGCACTTCACCTTTTTTCGCGTATTCAGCATCAGCCTTGGGCGATGTTGCTGCGTTCTGCGTCCGAAACTCACATCGACAGCCGTTTTGACATTCTCGTGGCGAACCCGGTCGCTACGTTAGAAACCATTGCCGATAACACACGTATCAAGACACCATCTGACGATTATGTGTCGGTTGACGACCCGTTTGCCCTGCTCGGTCAATTGCAACAGCAATGGCTACCGAGTATTGAGCTCGGTTCAGAGTGGGATCTGCCTTTCGTAGGCGGTGCGCTTGGCTACTTTAGCTACGATTTAGGTCGCCGCATAGAAGCTATGCCAGAGCTCGCCGAAAAGGACCTCAAAACAGCGGATATGGCGGTTGGCCTTTATGAATGGGCGATCATTGTCGATCATAAACTAAGCAAAGCCTGTATCGTTGGGCAAAATATTGCTCAAGTCTGGGATTGGCTCGATAAACAAACCGCCGTACAAGATGATGAATTTAGTTTGATTGGCGCTTGGCAATCGAACATGACCGAGCAATCTTACGCTACTCGCTTTAATAGCGTGCAAGAGTACCTGCTAAGCGGTGACTGTTATCAAATCAACTTAGCACAACGTTTCAATGCGCCATACTCTGGCAGCGAGTGGCAAGCCTACCTGCGGCTGGAATCCGCCAACCAAGCGCCTTTTTCTGCGTTTATTCGTATGCCTGAATCGTCTATTTTGAGTATCTCACCAGAGCGTTTTCTGGAGCTAAAAGAGAGAGTCATCGAAACTAAGCCGATCAAAGGGACACGCCCACGCAGCCTGGATGCAGAGCAAGACAAGGCAAACGCCCATGATTTGCAGACCGCAGAGAAAGATCAGGCTGAAAACTTAATGATTGTCGATCTGTTGCGAAATGATATTGGCCGCGTTGCCTCACCGGGTAGTGTTCATGTACCAAAATTATTCGATATTGAAAGCTTCCCTGCAGTTCACCATTTGGTAAGTACTATTCGTGCAGACTTGGATGAACAGTATTCGCCTGCGGATTTGTTGCGAGCTTGCTTCCCTGGCGGTTCAATCACTGGCGCACCCAAAGTGCGTGCGATGCAAATTATTGAAGAGCTAGAACCTCATCGACGCAGCGCTTACTGTGGCAGTATTGGTTACCTATCTCGCCATGGTCGCATGGACACCAGCATTACCATTCGCACTTTAGTTGCAGAAAAAGGCAACTTGTATGCTTGGGCTGGCGGTGGCGTCGTGGCAGACAGTGAATGCACTTCCGAGTATCAGGAGACACTGGATAAACTGTCGAAAATTTTACCAGCATTGAAGTAA